A window of the Labrus mixtus chromosome 8, fLabMix1.1, whole genome shotgun sequence genome harbors these coding sequences:
- the LOC132978510 gene encoding immunoglobulin lambda-1 light chain-like — MVTVSCLLILSSASSLLQNLRLCRKPHNSSSPAVNHQSAAGADGSSEDLLETARLSLTPQLVLVCPHFSSGSPEENNKMFLLPAVALCCVSSALAAMTTELKQDSLSLTRRVGENVSFRCERLDQCDYNDYVFWYQKKDNETFTRILWIDKSNGKVNKDSYNHPQKDDFSAVIKQNGVELQIQKVNSSHSATYYCSCWKSVNPHRFMICVVHQQTGFCITSFHCGVLIFGSGTRLFVSDEEQVVKPVVSVYPAASRGRLEEKSSLLCVASAMFPPVVRISWTRQTESGCLEELPSADGQQLELRESGCTASVLQIYQTKFSYEYSCYVQHEGGTVEARIDTGNEADPSVPSPYKVKLLLLLYTVLTVKSLVYCCGLFLLTVLRNIS, encoded by the exons ATGGTTACTGTATCCTGTCTGTTGATACttagctccgcctcctccctccttcaaaACCTCAGACTCTGCAGAAAACCACACAACAGCTCCAgcccagctgtcaatcatcagtCAGCAGCAGGGGCTGATGGGAGTTCTGAGGACCTGTTAGAAACCGCCCGGCTCAGTCTGACCCCGCAGCTCGTCCTGGTTTGTCCTCACTTCTCGTCAGGTTCaccagaggaaaacaacaaaatgtttctcCTCCCTGCTGTGGCTCTGTGCTGTGTGAGCTCAG CGCTGGCTGCCATGACAACAGAGCTCAAACAGGACAGTTTGTCACTGACCAGGAGAGTTGGAGAAAACGTCTCCTTCAGATGTGAACGTTTAGACCAGTGTGATTATAATGATTATGTGTTCTGGTACCAGAAAAAAGACAACGAAACATTCACAAGGATTCTGTGGATTGATAAGAGTAATGGTAAAGTGAACAAAGATTCTTacaatcatcctcagaaagatgATTTCTCAGCTGTGATCAAGCAGAACGGCGTTGAGCTGCAGATCCAGAAGGTTAATTCCTCTCATTCAGCCACATACTACTGCTCCTGTTGGAAAAGCGTTAACCCCCACA GGTTCATGATTTGTGTAGTTCACCAGCAGACAGGTTTTTGTATCACGTCTTTTCACTGTGGAGTGTTGATCTTTGGCTCTGGAACTAGACTCTTTGTTTCAG ACGAGGAGCAGGTGGTGAAGCCCGTGGTGAGCGTGTACCCGGCAGCTTCCAGAGGCCGGCTGGAGGAGAAGAGCTCCCTGCTGTGTGTGGCCTCAGCCATGTTTCCTCCTGTGGTCAGAATCTCCTGGACACGACAAACGGAGAGCGGATGTTTAGAGGAGCTGCCCTCTGCTGACGGACAGCAGCTGGAGCTCAGAGAGTCTGGATGTACTGCCTCCGTCTTACAGATCTATCAGACAAAGTTCAGCTATGAATACAGCTGCTACGTGCAGCACGAGGGGGGAACAGTGGAGGCTCGGATAGATACAGGTAATGAAG CGGATCCCTCTGTCCCGTCTCCATACAAGGTGAAGCTGCTCTTGCTGCTCTACACAGTGCTGACAGTGAAGAGTCTGGTGTACTGCTGTGGACTCTTCCTGCTGACCGTCCTCAGGAAC ATCTCATAA
- the atg10 gene encoding ubiquitin-like-conjugating enzyme ATG10, with product MIRKRNSGCSFSSGSSSSTMSFGVLDEQSFRLCCQLLLQQSEQLNDGWSWEAVKGSEEGYLKKTALRSVIIDSSTEWDLEGSDSDTHTSCQETEKEQSAPASIDDAGNIKGDLEEDEDDEDDGVCAESSGSSQVLQYEYHILFSCSYSAPVLYFRATTLEGRSLSLEEVWSSVHPNFRLRLQRSPLNTITLQEHPLLGQPFFMLHPCRTEEFMSPVLQAAHHQHRPVNYVLSWLSVVAPLVGLEVPLNYCTLLRPAASPD from the exons ATGATCCGGAAGAGAAACAGTGGCTGCAGTTTCAGCAGcggctcctccagcagca CGATGAGTTTCGGCGTGCTGGACGAGCAGAGTTTCCGTCTCTGCtgtcagctcctcctgcagcagtcGGAGCAGCTGAACGACGGCTGGAGCTGGGAGGCGGTGAAG GGTTCAGAGGAGGGATACCTGAAGAAGACGGCTCTCAGGTCAGTCATCATCGACTCGAGCACAGAGTGGGACCTGGAAGGATCTGACTCAGACACCCACACCTCCTGCCAGGAGACGGAGAAGGAACAG TCGGCTCCTGCTTCCATTGACGATGCTGGCAATATTAAAGGCGACttggaggaggatgaagacgatGAGGATGATGGTGTCTGTGCAGAGTCTTCAGGCAGCAGCCAGGTGCTTCAGTACGAGTATCACATCCTGTTCTCCTGCAGCTACAGCGCTCCTGTGCTCTATTTCAGAGCCACAACTCTGG AGGGGAGGAGCCTGTCCTTAGAGGAGGTGTGGAGCTCTGTTCATCCGAACTTCAGACTGCGACTTCAGAGGAGTCCTCTGAACACAATCACTCTGCAG GAGCACCCCCTGCTGGGTCAGCCGTTCTTCATGCTCCACCCCTGCAGGACAGAAGAGTTTATGAGTCCTGTGCTGCAGGCGGCTCACCACCAACACAG gcctgTGAACTACGTGCTGTCGTGGCTCAGTGTGGTGGCTCCTCTGGTGGGTCTGGAGGTCCCTCTGAATTACTGCACCCTGCTCCGTCCTGCAGCATCACCTGACTGA